The SAR324 cluster bacterium genome window below encodes:
- a CDS encoding rod shape-determining protein produces the protein MLNSIVNYFSADLAIDLGTANTLVFMRGHGIIIREPSVVAVKRDMKGNFKVLAVGQEAKVMLGRTPGSIIAVRPMKDGVISDFEIAEEMLRYFIREVQKRRSLLKFKPRIIIAVPSGITQVEKRAVRESAKSAGAKEVFLIEEPMAAAIGAGLPITEASGNMIVDIGGGTTEVAVISLSGIVYSDSARVGGDKMDETIQQYIKQKYNLLIGERTSEEIKMKIGSAYPLESLRTMEVKGRDLLTGIPKTLMISDSEIREALSDVCDAIVHTVRNALERTPPELASDIVDKGIILAGGGSLLAGLDILIRERTGLPVSYADDPLSCVAMGTGKVLDEINLLSSIALD, from the coding sequence ATGCTGAATTCCATTGTAAATTACTTCTCGGCGGATCTGGCAATTGACCTGGGGACAGCTAATACCCTGGTGTTTATGAGAGGACACGGAATCATTATCCGGGAACCTTCAGTGGTGGCTGTCAAACGGGATATGAAAGGCAACTTCAAGGTATTGGCCGTGGGACAGGAAGCCAAAGTGATGCTGGGACGGACACCCGGCAGTATCATTGCGGTGCGGCCCATGAAAGACGGTGTGATTTCTGATTTTGAAATCGCGGAAGAAATGCTCAGGTATTTTATCCGTGAAGTCCAGAAACGCCGAAGCCTGCTCAAATTCAAACCACGTATCATCATCGCTGTTCCCTCCGGAATCACTCAGGTTGAAAAACGTGCTGTCAGGGAATCTGCCAAATCAGCGGGTGCCAAGGAAGTGTTTCTCATTGAAGAACCTATGGCCGCGGCCATTGGCGCAGGACTGCCAATCACCGAAGCCAGCGGCAACATGATTGTGGATATTGGCGGAGGAACCACCGAGGTGGCCGTGATCTCACTTTCAGGAATTGTTTACAGCGATTCCGCGAGGGTCGGTGGTGACAAGATGGATGAAACCATTCAACAATACATCAAACAGAAATACAATCTGCTCATTGGCGAACGAACTTCAGAAGAAATCAAAATGAAAATAGGCTCAGCCTATCCGCTTGAATCGTTACGAACCATGGAAGTCAAAGGACGTGATTTGTTGACCGGGATTCCCAAAACATTGATGATCAGTGATTCTGAAATCCGTGAGGCACTTTCAGACGTGTGTGATGCCATTGTGCACACGGTTCGCAACGCTTTGGAACGCACACCTCCGGAACTGGCCTCAGACATCGTGGACAAAGGCATTATCCTGGCTGGTGGCGGATCCCTGCTTGCCGGACTGGATATTCTGATTCGTGAACGCACCGGACTGCCTGTTTCCTATGCGGATGATCCACTGAGTTGTGTGGCCATGGGAACCGGCAAGGTTCTGGACGAAATCAATCTGCTATCCTCTATTGCGCTCGACTAA
- the argS gene encoding arginine--tRNA ligase produces MNLFTSTIAQWLSEVFHELMPSETWDQTTLENSLETPPDSSMGDYGFPCFLLAKKFRKAPPQIAIMLCEKLEPAVKNSPLFCDVNALGPYLNFRVNFSSMAAEVLPRVYDGSYFRENAGQSRKKVMIEYSQPNTHKGFHVGHLRNVALGDCLCRVYRYNGYEVIAANYIGDVGTHIAKCLWYYEKFNQETPPETLKGEWLGTLYTKATLMLEDASDTEKAEYQQEISRILAALESKDSVWMKKWAETRQWSLDDFNEIYHWLDAHFDHVFYESDVDDIGKQLVLAELEKGTFIRSQGAVGLDLEDASLGFFMLLKTDGNTLYSTKDLALAQKKFDEFRIEHSIYVVGSEQTLHFKQVFETLKRMGYAQAESCFHLPYGLVVLPSGKMSSRKGNVIMFSDLRQQVTDYIRKNYLDQHAGDWDDAEIQETARQTAVAALRYGMLNQDPNKQIVFSMEDWLVSEGDTGTYLIYAYVRVRSIRRQVPVELTADVSFDVLTHPNEHALIRKIYDFNQMVSLVGAQYRPSLLTKFLFEMCKDFSRAYNTCSIKFAENSEIQSARLLLFHSVAEILKQGLFLLGITPPERM; encoded by the coding sequence ATGAATTTATTTACGTCTACCATTGCGCAATGGCTGTCTGAAGTGTTTCATGAATTGATGCCCTCTGAAACATGGGATCAGACAACTCTGGAAAATTCCCTTGAAACGCCGCCTGATTCTTCCATGGGGGATTATGGTTTTCCCTGTTTCCTGCTGGCAAAAAAGTTTAGAAAGGCACCTCCGCAAATCGCGATCATGCTGTGTGAAAAACTGGAACCCGCGGTTAAAAATTCGCCCCTGTTTTGTGACGTCAACGCGTTGGGACCTTATCTCAATTTCAGGGTTAATTTTTCCAGCATGGCCGCTGAAGTTCTGCCCAGAGTTTATGACGGGAGCTATTTTCGTGAGAATGCCGGACAATCCCGGAAAAAAGTCATGATTGAATATTCTCAACCCAACACCCACAAGGGATTTCATGTAGGACATCTGCGAAATGTAGCTCTTGGCGACTGCCTTTGCAGGGTTTACCGTTACAATGGTTATGAGGTGATTGCCGCGAATTATATCGGTGATGTCGGCACGCATATTGCCAAATGTCTGTGGTATTATGAAAAATTCAATCAGGAAACTCCGCCCGAAACCCTCAAGGGCGAATGGCTGGGGACGCTGTATACCAAAGCCACATTGATGCTGGAAGACGCGTCTGATACGGAAAAAGCAGAATACCAGCAGGAAATCAGCCGGATTCTGGCGGCTCTGGAAAGTAAGGATTCCGTCTGGATGAAAAAATGGGCCGAAACCCGTCAATGGTCGCTGGATGATTTCAATGAAATTTATCACTGGCTGGATGCGCACTTTGATCATGTGTTTTATGAATCAGATGTGGATGACATCGGCAAACAACTGGTGCTGGCTGAACTGGAAAAAGGCACATTCATTCGCTCTCAGGGGGCTGTGGGTCTTGATTTGGAGGATGCTTCACTGGGTTTTTTCATGTTGCTTAAAACAGATGGAAATACGTTATATTCCACCAAAGATCTGGCACTGGCTCAAAAAAAGTTTGATGAATTCAGGATTGAACACTCCATTTATGTGGTGGGATCTGAACAGACTCTGCATTTCAAACAGGTGTTTGAAACACTCAAACGTATGGGCTACGCCCAGGCTGAATCCTGTTTTCATCTGCCTTATGGCCTGGTGGTACTCCCCTCAGGAAAAATGAGTTCCCGTAAAGGCAATGTGATCATGTTTTCAGATTTACGCCAACAGGTCACAGACTACATCAGAAAAAATTACCTGGATCAGCATGCGGGGGATTGGGATGACGCGGAAATTCAGGAAACAGCCCGTCAGACCGCCGTTGCCGCCTTGCGGTATGGAATGCTCAATCAGGATCCAAACAAGCAGATTGTGTTTTCCATGGAAGACTGGCTGGTTTCAGAAGGGGATACCGGAACGTATCTGATCTATGCGTATGTCCGGGTTCGTAGCATCCGTCGTCAGGTGCCCGTGGAGCTGACGGCTGATGTGTCATTTGACGTGTTGACCCATCCTAATGAACATGCCCTAATTCGTAAAATTTATGATTTCAACCAGATGGTCAGTCTGGTTGGCGCACAATACCGGCCCTCCTTACTCACCAAATTTTTATTTGAGATGTGCAAGGATTTCAGTCGGGCTTACAACACCTGTTCCATCAAATTTGCGGAAAATTCTGAAATTCAGTCAGCAAGACTCTTGCTTTTTCACTCTGTAGCAGAAATTTTAAAGCAGGGACTATTTTTATTGGGCATCACCCCCCCTGAACGAATGTGA